One part of the Eucalyptus grandis isolate ANBG69807.140 chromosome 10, ASM1654582v1, whole genome shotgun sequence genome encodes these proteins:
- the LOC104421696 gene encoding V-type proton ATPase subunit a1 isoform X2 produces the protein MEEFMEKLPAMDLMRSERMSFVQFIIPVESAHRAVSYLGELGLVQFRDLNAEKSPFQRTFVSQVKRCGEMLRKLRFFRDQVGKAGVKSPENPVVQPDVLLEQLELAEHERELIEMNSNSEHLRQSYNELLEFKMVLQEAGSFLFSGKNHPVAEERELDETAYSNDYVETASLLEKEMRPGTSEQSGLNYITGIICQTKVLIFERMLFRATRGNMLFNQAPANEGIMDPVTSEMVEKVVFMVYFSGEQARKKIKKICEAFGVNCYPVPDDITKQRQMTREVVSRLSELEATLDVGISHRNSALSSISLHLPKWTDLVRREKAVYDTLNMLNFDVTKKCLVGEGWCPTFAKAKIQEVLQRATYDSNSQVGIIFHTMDAVDSPPTFFRTNKFTNAYQEIVDAYGVGRYQEANPAVYTVVTFPFLFAVMFGDWGHGICLLLGALVLIARESKLGNKKLGSFMEMLFGGRYILLLMSLFSIYCGLIYNEFFSVPFHIFGRSAYKCRDTTCSDAYSVGLIKYRDPYPFGVDPSWRGSRSELPFLNSLKMKMSILLGVAQMNLGIILSYFNARYFESSLDIRYQFVPQIIFLNSLFGYLSLLIIIKWCTGSQADLYHVMIYMFLSPTDNLGENQLFWGQRPLQILLLLLALIAVPWMLFPKPFILKRLHIERFQGRTYGVLGISEMDVEAEPDSARAQQHHEDFNFSEVFVHQMIHSIEFVLGAVSNTASYLRLWALSLAHSELSTVFYEKVLLLAWGYDNVIIRLVGLAVFAFATAFILLMMETLSAFLHALRLHWVEFQNKFYHGDGYKFKPFSFALLNDDDE, from the exons ATGGAGGAGTTCATGGAGAAACTGCCGGCCATGGATCTGATGCGCTCGGAGCGGATGAGCTTCGTCCAATTCATCATCCCCGTCGAGTCCGCCCACCGCGCCGTCTCCTAtctcggcgagctcggcctcgtccAGTTCCGCGAC TTAAATGCTGAGAAAAGCCCTTTCCAGAGAACGTTTGTTAGTCAG GTGAAACGTTGTGGGGAGATGTTGAGGAAATTGCGGTTTTTTAGAGATCAAGTTGGTAAAGCTGGTGTAAAGTCTCCTGAGAATCCCGTTGTGCAACCAGATGTTCTGTTGGAGCAACTTGAG CTTGCTGAGCATGAACGTGAGCTAATCGAAATGAACTCTAACAGTGAGCATCTCAGACAATCTTACAATGAGCTCCTGGAATTTAAGATGGTATTGCAAGAG GCAGGCAGCTTTCTTTTTTCAGGAAAGAACCATCCTgttgcagaagagagagaattggATGAAACCGCATACTCAAATGACTATGTTGAGACTGCTTCCTTACTTGAAAAG gAGATGAGACCAGGAACATCCGAACAATCTGGTTTGAACTATATCACCGGGATTATTTGCCAGACCAAAGTACTTATATTTGAGAGGATGCTTTTTCGTGCAACAAGGGGCAATATGCTTTTCAACCAGGCACCAGCTAATGAAGGCATCATGGACCCTGTAACATCTgaaatg GTTGAGAAAGTAGTTTTTATGGTTTATTTCTCTGGAGAGCAAGCAAggaagaagattaaaaaaatttgcgaAGCATTTGGTGTGAACTGTTATCCTGTTCCAGATGATATTACCAAACAAAGGCAAATGACTAGAGAA GTTGTGTCACGTCTTTCTGAACTGGAAGCAACCCTGGATGTGGGGATAAGTCATCGAAATTCAGCCCTTAGTTCCATAAGCCTCCATTTGCCAAAATGGACAGATTTG GTAAGAAGGGAGAAAGCAGTATATGATACATTGAATATGCTAAATTTTGATGTTACGAAAAAGTGTCTTGTTGGAGAGGGATGGTGCCCAACCTTTGCCAAAGCTAAG ATCCAGGAGGTTCTGCAGCGTGCAACTTATGATAGTAATTCACAAGTTGGCATTATATTTCATACAATGGATGCAGTAGACTCTCCACCAACCTTTTTCAGAACCAATAAGTTTACAAATGCGTATCAGGAAATTGTTGATGCATATGG agTTGGGAGGTATCAAGAAGCAAATCCTGCAGTTTACACCGTCGTTacatttccatttctttttgcaGTGATGTTTGGGGATTGGGGTCACGGGATATGCTTGTTGTTGGGAGCTTTAGTCCTCATTGCTCGGGAAAGTAAGCTCGGTAATAAG AAACTGGGCAGCTTTATGGAGATGTTATTTGGCGGACGCTACATTCTCCTTTTGATGTCCCTATTTTCAATTTACTGTGGGTTGATTTACAATGAATTCTTCTCTGTACCATTTCACATATTCGGTCGGTCTGCTTACAAATGTCGGGATACAACTTGCAG TGATGCATATTCAGTTGGTTTAATTAAATACCGAGATCCTTATCCATTCGGTGTAGATCCCAGCTGGCGTGGAAGTCGTTCTGAACTTCCTTTCTTGAACTCACTCAAGATGAAGATGTCCATTCTGTTGGGTGTGGCGCAAATGAATTTAGGGATCATCTTGAGTTATTTCAATGCAAGATATTTTGAAAGTTCTCTGGATATCAG gtATCAGTTTGTGCCACAGATTATCTTTCTCAACAGCCTTTTTGGATATCTATCACTTCTTATTATTATCAAGTGGTGCACTGGTTCTCAAGCCGATCTCTACCATGTTATGATTTACATGTTTCTGAGTCCTACTGACAATCTTGGAGAGAACCAACTGTTTTGGGGCCAGCGGCCACTTCAG ATCCTTCTATTGCTTTTGGCTCTTATTGCTGTCCCATGGATGCTCtttcctaaaccttttatattgaAAAGGCTTCACATTGAG CGGTTCCAAGGTCGTACTTATGGGGTGCTTGGTATTTCTGAGATGGATGTTGAAGCAGAGCCTGATTCTGCCCGGGCCCAGCAACATCATGAGGATTTTAATTTCAGCGAGGTTTTTGTGCATCAAATGATACACTCTATAGAATTTGTTTTAGGTGCTGTTTCCAATACAGCTTCTTATCTCCGTCTTTGGGCTTTGAG CTTGGCCCACTCGGAATTGTCAACGGTCTTCTATGAGAAAGTGCTCCTACTTGCCTGGGG GTATGATAATGTGATCATTCGGTTGGTGGGTCTTGCCGTCTTTGCTTTTGCGACTGCCTTCATTCTTCTAATGATGGAGACCCTGAGCGCCTTCCTTCATGCCCTGCGTCTTCACTGGGTAGAATTCCAAAATAAGTTCTACCATGGTGATGGTTACAAATTCAAACCTTTCTCCTTTGCATTGTTAAACGATGATGATGAGTAA
- the LOC104421693 gene encoding arogenate dehydratase/prephenate dehydratase 2, chloroplastic isoform X1: MAASTAGSSLSLRSRISSPESPRLNPPPRAARVAAGGRRPRPPRAASLSMAAAPKEEGEGGGIGARNGASRALELSRAFEGSGGENVQRDAQLLPRPLSSIQSSNPSSDGSRLRVAYQGVRGAYSESAAEKAYPNCEAVPCEQFDTAFQAVEKWLVDRAVLPIENSLGGSIHRNYDLLIRHRLHIVGEVKLAVKHCLLANHGVEIGDLRRVLSHPQALAQCEHTLTKMGLVREEVDDTAGAAKHVAFHNLKDAGAVASAAAAKIYDLNILARDIQDDSDNVTRFLMLAREPIIPGTDKPFKTSIVFSLEEGPGVLFKALAVFALRQVNLTKIESRPLRKQTVRTPDDSSNGAPNRYFDYHFYVDFEASMADVNAQNALRHLNEFATSLRVLGSYPVDTSMI, from the exons ATGGCGGCTTCCACGGCgggatcctctctctcccttcgaTCCCGAATCTCCTCCCCCGAATCCCCTCGCCTCAATCCCCCACCGCGCGCGGCCCGCGTCGCCGCCGGCGGGCGCCGCCCGAGGCCGCCGCGCGCCGCGTCGCTCTCGATGGCGGCGGCGCcgaaggaggagggggagggcgGCGGGATCGGCGCGAGGAACGGGGCGTCGCGGGCTCTGGAACTGAGCCGGGCCTTCGAGGGCTCGGGCGGCGAGAATGTCCAGAGGGACGCGCAGTTGCTGCCCA GGCCTTTGTCTTCGATACAGAGCTCCAATCCCAGCTCCGACGGATCTCGCCTCCGCGTTGCGTACCAG GGAGTCCGCGGCGCGTACAGCGAGTCCGCGGCGGAGAAGGCTTATCCGAACTGCGAAGCCGTGCCGTGCGAACAATTCGACACCGCTTTCCAG GCTGTTGAAAAATGGCTAGTGGACAGAGCAGTTCTCCCAATTGAGAATTCATTAGGTGGAAGCATTCACCGAAATTATGACCTTTTAATCCGGCACAGGTTGCATATAGTTGGGGAGGTGAAGCTTGCTGTAAAGCATTGCTTATTAGCTAATCATGGTGTTGAAATTGGAGATTTGAGGCGGGTTCTTAGCCATCCACAG gCTCTTGCACAGTGTGAGCACACTCTGACGAAGATGGGCCTAGTCAGAGAAGAAGTAGACGATACTGCTGGTGCTGCAAAG CATGTTGCTTTCCACAATCTAAAAGATGCAGGGGCCGTTGCTAGCGCTGCTGCAGCCAAAATCTATGACTTGAATATTCTTGCTAGAGACATTCAG GATGATTCTGATAATGTTACTCGATTCCTTATGCTGGCGAGGGAACCCATTATTCCTGGCACCGATAAGCCCTTCAAG ACAAGTATAGTTTTCTCACTGGAGGAGGGTCCGGGAGTCCTTTTTAAGGCCCTTGCTGTTTTTGCACTACGGCAAGTCAACCTGACAAAG ATTGAAAGTCGTCCATTGAGGAAGCAAACTGTGCGAACACCTGATGATAGCAGCAATGGCGCTCCAAA CAGATACTTCGACTACCACTTCTATGTTGATTTTGAAGCATCCATGGCTGATGTAAATGCACAGAATGCCTTGAGGCACCTTAAT GAGTTTGCTACATCACTGAGAGTTCTGGGAAGTTATCCAGTCGATACTAGCATGATTTGA
- the LOC104421694 gene encoding NEDD8-specific protease 1 has product MGRSSGDEKILSYKDVVLRQSDLEILSGPCFLNDRIIEFYFSYLSSCYPSPDILLVPPSIAFWIANCPDVEGLKDFIEPLDLPGKKLVIFPVNDNENVGLADGGSHWSLLVFERDASVFVHHDSSGGMNGRYARQLYEVLVGFINGPNSASDAKFIQCSSSPQQLNGYDCGLYVIATARAICCWYETVKLSNEKDLWFSSVEEQVTPPSVTELRKEILQLIKDLMTADAKC; this is encoded by the coding sequence ATGGGAAGATCCTCAGGTGATGAAAAGATTCTCAGCTACAAAGACGTTGTGCTCAGACAGTCAGATCTGGAGATACTTAGTGGTCCATGTTTTCTCAATGACCGTATCATTGAGTTCTATTTCAGCTATCTTTCTTCATGCTATCCTTCTCCGGATATTTTACTGGTTCCACCTTCAATTGCTTTTTGGATAGCGAACTGCCCTGATGTTGAGGGACTTAAAGATTTCATAGAGCCTCTAGATTTGCCTGGTAAGAAACTTGTAATTTTCCCGGTGAACGACAATGAAAATGTGGGCCTAGCAGATGGTGGTTCTCATTGGAGCTTGCTGGTGTTTGAGAGAGATGCCAGTGTATTTGTGCATCACGACAGCTCAGGAGGGATGAATGGTCGATACGCCAGGCAACTCTATGAAGTCTTAGTTGGATTTATAAATGGCCCAAATTCAGCGTCCGACGCCAAATTCATTCAATGTAGTAGCTCACCACAGCAGCTAAATGGCTATGATTGTGGGTTGTATGTTATAGCTACTGCAAGAGCGATATGTTGCTGGTATGAAACTGTTAAATTGAGCAATGAGAAGGATCTTTGGTTTTCTTCTGTTGAGGAGCAAGTTACTCCACCTTCTGTTACTGAATTAAGAAAAGAGATTCTTCAGCTGATCAAAGATCTGATGACCGCTGATGCTAAGTGTTGA
- the LOC104421697 gene encoding protein NRT1/ PTR FAMILY 2.6, protein MSFLKRGVVLVSLTATLNSLRPKLCGNNKSSSCKAPSNLQFAVLYAGIALATLGVSGVRFTIATFGANQFESQKDQSTFFNWIFFAQYAGLVLSGTLIVYIEDSGSPILSLARVLVASIRKRKLQLPLTSDEFYYGPHGQDKEVDVSAGKNFRFLNRAAVKIDGDTESDNSIAKPWRLCTVQQVEDLKCVVKMLPLWSSSIFLSTPIAVQNSMTILQALTMDRHLGPHFMIPAASVLVTIMISALVSLALIDRLRSRLPLWKKLTGSPPTVFHRIGVGHILNVLGLIVSALIESRRLRTAHLHHLQNVNDPTVPMSALWLFPQLILVGIGEAFHFPGQVSLYFQEFPANLSNSATAMVAATIGTAYYLSTVVVDLVRRSTGWLPENLNDGRLDCMYWLLGGLGMANFGYYLVCAKLYKGKDGSSSSSLPMTDDVGENKMRP, encoded by the exons ATGAGTTTCTTAAAACGG GGTGTAGTTCTTGTATCCTTAACGGCAACGCTTAATTCGTTGCGACCTAAGCTGTGCGGAAACAACAAATCAAGTTCATGCAAAGCCCCATCGAACCTTCAATTCGCTGTGCTCTACGCAGGGATAGCTCTAGCAACACTCGGAGTGTCCGGAGTGAGGTTCACCATAGCAACATTCGGGGCGAACCAGTTCGAAAGCCAAAAGGATCAATCAACTTTCTTCAACTGGATCTTCTTTGCACAATACGCCGGTTTGGTCCTAAGCGGTACGCTGATCGTGTACATCGAGGACAGT GGGAGTCCAATACTGAGCTTGGCTCGTGTCCTCGTTGCTAGTATTCGGAAACGGAAGCTTCAGCTCCCACTGACGAGTGACGAGTTCTATTACGGCCCACATGGACAGGATAAGGAGGTGGACGTATCAGCTGGAAAGAATTTCAG GTTCTTGAATCGTGCGGCTGTGAAAATTGATGGAGACACCGAGTCCGACAACTCCATCGCTAAACCTTGGAGGCTATGCACAGTGCAACAAGTGGAGGACCTAAAATGTGTGGTTAAAATGTTACCACTGTGGTCAAGCTCCATCTTCTTGAGCACCCCAATCGCTGTCCAGAACAGTATGACAATCCTCCAAGCCCTAACCATGGACCGCCACTTAGGACCCCATTTCATGATTCCCGCCGCTTCGGTCCTCGTCACAATCATGATCTCCGCCTTGGTCTCCCTGGCTTTGATAGATCGCCTGCGCTCCCGACTCCCACTGTGGAAGAAACTGACCGGTTCGCCCCCAACAGTATTCCACAGGATTGGTGTGGGTCATATCCTGAATGTGCTCGGCTTGATTGTATCGGCACTAATCGAGTCACGCAGGCTCCGGACAGCCCATCTCCACCATCTCCAAAATGTCAACGATCCCACTGTCCCAATGTCTGCACTGTGGCTATTCCCTCAGCTGATTCTGGTCGGAATCGGCGAAGCATTCCATTTTCCGGGACAAGTGTCGTTGTACTTCCAAGAATTCCCAGCGAACTTGAGCAACAGCGCGACGGCGATGGTTGCAGCGACCATCGGGACTGCATATTATCTGAGCACTGTTGTGGTTGATCTGGTTCGGAGGAGCACTGGGTGGTTGCCGGAGAATTTGAACGACGGGAGGTTGGATTGTATGTATTGGTTGCTTGGCGGGCTTGGGATGGCGAATTTCGGGTATTACCTCGTATGCGCAAAGTTGTACAAGGGAAAAGATGGAAGTTCTAGTTCGAGCCTTCCGATGACTGATGATGTTGGCGAAAACAAAATGAGGCCTTGA
- the LOC104421693 gene encoding arogenate dehydratase/prephenate dehydratase 2, chloroplastic isoform X2 translates to MAASTAGSSLSLRSRISSPESPRLNPPPRAARVAAGGRRPRPPRAASLSMAAAPKEEGEGGGIGARNGASRALELSRAFEGSGGENVQRDAQLLPRPLSSIQSSNPSSDGSRLRVAYQGVRGAYSESAAEKAYPNCEAVPCEQFDTAFQAVEKWLVDRAVLPIENSLGGSIHRNYDLLIRHRLHIVGEVKLAVKHCLLANHGVEIGDLRRVLSHPQALAQCEHTLTKMGLVREEVDDTAGAAKHVAFHNLKDAGAVASAAAAKIYDLNILARDIQDDSDNVTRFLMLAREPIIPGTDKPFKTSIVFSLEEGPGVLFKALAVFALRQVNLTKIESRPLRKQTVRTPDDSSNGAPKYFDYHFYVDFEASMADVNAQNALRHLNEFATSLRVLGSYPVDTSMI, encoded by the exons ATGGCGGCTTCCACGGCgggatcctctctctcccttcgaTCCCGAATCTCCTCCCCCGAATCCCCTCGCCTCAATCCCCCACCGCGCGCGGCCCGCGTCGCCGCCGGCGGGCGCCGCCCGAGGCCGCCGCGCGCCGCGTCGCTCTCGATGGCGGCGGCGCcgaaggaggagggggagggcgGCGGGATCGGCGCGAGGAACGGGGCGTCGCGGGCTCTGGAACTGAGCCGGGCCTTCGAGGGCTCGGGCGGCGAGAATGTCCAGAGGGACGCGCAGTTGCTGCCCA GGCCTTTGTCTTCGATACAGAGCTCCAATCCCAGCTCCGACGGATCTCGCCTCCGCGTTGCGTACCAG GGAGTCCGCGGCGCGTACAGCGAGTCCGCGGCGGAGAAGGCTTATCCGAACTGCGAAGCCGTGCCGTGCGAACAATTCGACACCGCTTTCCAG GCTGTTGAAAAATGGCTAGTGGACAGAGCAGTTCTCCCAATTGAGAATTCATTAGGTGGAAGCATTCACCGAAATTATGACCTTTTAATCCGGCACAGGTTGCATATAGTTGGGGAGGTGAAGCTTGCTGTAAAGCATTGCTTATTAGCTAATCATGGTGTTGAAATTGGAGATTTGAGGCGGGTTCTTAGCCATCCACAG gCTCTTGCACAGTGTGAGCACACTCTGACGAAGATGGGCCTAGTCAGAGAAGAAGTAGACGATACTGCTGGTGCTGCAAAG CATGTTGCTTTCCACAATCTAAAAGATGCAGGGGCCGTTGCTAGCGCTGCTGCAGCCAAAATCTATGACTTGAATATTCTTGCTAGAGACATTCAG GATGATTCTGATAATGTTACTCGATTCCTTATGCTGGCGAGGGAACCCATTATTCCTGGCACCGATAAGCCCTTCAAG ACAAGTATAGTTTTCTCACTGGAGGAGGGTCCGGGAGTCCTTTTTAAGGCCCTTGCTGTTTTTGCACTACGGCAAGTCAACCTGACAAAG ATTGAAAGTCGTCCATTGAGGAAGCAAACTGTGCGAACACCTGATGATAGCAGCAATGGCGCTCCAAA ATACTTCGACTACCACTTCTATGTTGATTTTGAAGCATCCATGGCTGATGTAAATGCACAGAATGCCTTGAGGCACCTTAAT GAGTTTGCTACATCACTGAGAGTTCTGGGAAGTTATCCAGTCGATACTAGCATGATTTGA
- the LOC120288969 gene encoding putative protein NRT1/ PTR FAMILY 2.2, protein MESSASSKAKCITGNIGEAELKLCDTGSKRAGWNTFPFIIGAMALLMLAGTGWMANLIVYLIQEFHVNRIDAAQTFNVVNGCFCLLPILGAIIADSFLGCFLVASISSFIASMV, encoded by the exons ATGGAAAGCTCAGCCTCCAGCAAAGCAAAATGCATCACAGGCAACATCGGAGAGGCCGAGCTAAAACTCTGCGATACTGGGAGTAAACGAGCTGGTTGGAATACATTCCCATTCATCatag GCGCGATGGCCTTGTTGATGTTGGCGGGAACTGGATGGATGGCAAACTTGATTGTGTATTTGATCCAAGAGTTCCACGTGAACCGAATCGATGCGGCACAGACTTTCAACGTGGTCAATGGCTGCTTCTGTCTCCTCCCGATCCTCGGTGCTATCATAGCTGACTCCTTCCTCGGATGCTTCTTAGTCGCTTCCATTTCTTCCTTCATAGCCTCAATGGTTTGA
- the LOC104421696 gene encoding V-type proton ATPase subunit a1 isoform X1 yields MEEFMEKLPAMDLMRSERMSFVQFIIPVESAHRAVSYLGELGLVQFRDLNAEKSPFQRTFVSQVKRCGEMLRKLRFFRDQVGKAGVKSPENPVVQPDVLLEQLEIQLAEHERELIEMNSNSEHLRQSYNELLEFKMVLQEAGSFLFSGKNHPVAEERELDETAYSNDYVETASLLEKEMRPGTSEQSGLNYITGIICQTKVLIFERMLFRATRGNMLFNQAPANEGIMDPVTSEMVEKVVFMVYFSGEQARKKIKKICEAFGVNCYPVPDDITKQRQMTREVVSRLSELEATLDVGISHRNSALSSISLHLPKWTDLVRREKAVYDTLNMLNFDVTKKCLVGEGWCPTFAKAKIQEVLQRATYDSNSQVGIIFHTMDAVDSPPTFFRTNKFTNAYQEIVDAYGVGRYQEANPAVYTVVTFPFLFAVMFGDWGHGICLLLGALVLIARESKLGNKKLGSFMEMLFGGRYILLLMSLFSIYCGLIYNEFFSVPFHIFGRSAYKCRDTTCSDAYSVGLIKYRDPYPFGVDPSWRGSRSELPFLNSLKMKMSILLGVAQMNLGIILSYFNARYFESSLDIRYQFVPQIIFLNSLFGYLSLLIIIKWCTGSQADLYHVMIYMFLSPTDNLGENQLFWGQRPLQILLLLLALIAVPWMLFPKPFILKRLHIERFQGRTYGVLGISEMDVEAEPDSARAQQHHEDFNFSEVFVHQMIHSIEFVLGAVSNTASYLRLWALSLAHSELSTVFYEKVLLLAWGYDNVIIRLVGLAVFAFATAFILLMMETLSAFLHALRLHWVEFQNKFYHGDGYKFKPFSFALLNDDDE; encoded by the exons ATGGAGGAGTTCATGGAGAAACTGCCGGCCATGGATCTGATGCGCTCGGAGCGGATGAGCTTCGTCCAATTCATCATCCCCGTCGAGTCCGCCCACCGCGCCGTCTCCTAtctcggcgagctcggcctcgtccAGTTCCGCGAC TTAAATGCTGAGAAAAGCCCTTTCCAGAGAACGTTTGTTAGTCAG GTGAAACGTTGTGGGGAGATGTTGAGGAAATTGCGGTTTTTTAGAGATCAAGTTGGTAAAGCTGGTGTAAAGTCTCCTGAGAATCCCGTTGTGCAACCAGATGTTCTGTTGGAGCAACTTGAG ATTCAGCTTGCTGAGCATGAACGTGAGCTAATCGAAATGAACTCTAACAGTGAGCATCTCAGACAATCTTACAATGAGCTCCTGGAATTTAAGATGGTATTGCAAGAG GCAGGCAGCTTTCTTTTTTCAGGAAAGAACCATCCTgttgcagaagagagagaattggATGAAACCGCATACTCAAATGACTATGTTGAGACTGCTTCCTTACTTGAAAAG gAGATGAGACCAGGAACATCCGAACAATCTGGTTTGAACTATATCACCGGGATTATTTGCCAGACCAAAGTACTTATATTTGAGAGGATGCTTTTTCGTGCAACAAGGGGCAATATGCTTTTCAACCAGGCACCAGCTAATGAAGGCATCATGGACCCTGTAACATCTgaaatg GTTGAGAAAGTAGTTTTTATGGTTTATTTCTCTGGAGAGCAAGCAAggaagaagattaaaaaaatttgcgaAGCATTTGGTGTGAACTGTTATCCTGTTCCAGATGATATTACCAAACAAAGGCAAATGACTAGAGAA GTTGTGTCACGTCTTTCTGAACTGGAAGCAACCCTGGATGTGGGGATAAGTCATCGAAATTCAGCCCTTAGTTCCATAAGCCTCCATTTGCCAAAATGGACAGATTTG GTAAGAAGGGAGAAAGCAGTATATGATACATTGAATATGCTAAATTTTGATGTTACGAAAAAGTGTCTTGTTGGAGAGGGATGGTGCCCAACCTTTGCCAAAGCTAAG ATCCAGGAGGTTCTGCAGCGTGCAACTTATGATAGTAATTCACAAGTTGGCATTATATTTCATACAATGGATGCAGTAGACTCTCCACCAACCTTTTTCAGAACCAATAAGTTTACAAATGCGTATCAGGAAATTGTTGATGCATATGG agTTGGGAGGTATCAAGAAGCAAATCCTGCAGTTTACACCGTCGTTacatttccatttctttttgcaGTGATGTTTGGGGATTGGGGTCACGGGATATGCTTGTTGTTGGGAGCTTTAGTCCTCATTGCTCGGGAAAGTAAGCTCGGTAATAAG AAACTGGGCAGCTTTATGGAGATGTTATTTGGCGGACGCTACATTCTCCTTTTGATGTCCCTATTTTCAATTTACTGTGGGTTGATTTACAATGAATTCTTCTCTGTACCATTTCACATATTCGGTCGGTCTGCTTACAAATGTCGGGATACAACTTGCAG TGATGCATATTCAGTTGGTTTAATTAAATACCGAGATCCTTATCCATTCGGTGTAGATCCCAGCTGGCGTGGAAGTCGTTCTGAACTTCCTTTCTTGAACTCACTCAAGATGAAGATGTCCATTCTGTTGGGTGTGGCGCAAATGAATTTAGGGATCATCTTGAGTTATTTCAATGCAAGATATTTTGAAAGTTCTCTGGATATCAG gtATCAGTTTGTGCCACAGATTATCTTTCTCAACAGCCTTTTTGGATATCTATCACTTCTTATTATTATCAAGTGGTGCACTGGTTCTCAAGCCGATCTCTACCATGTTATGATTTACATGTTTCTGAGTCCTACTGACAATCTTGGAGAGAACCAACTGTTTTGGGGCCAGCGGCCACTTCAG ATCCTTCTATTGCTTTTGGCTCTTATTGCTGTCCCATGGATGCTCtttcctaaaccttttatattgaAAAGGCTTCACATTGAG CGGTTCCAAGGTCGTACTTATGGGGTGCTTGGTATTTCTGAGATGGATGTTGAAGCAGAGCCTGATTCTGCCCGGGCCCAGCAACATCATGAGGATTTTAATTTCAGCGAGGTTTTTGTGCATCAAATGATACACTCTATAGAATTTGTTTTAGGTGCTGTTTCCAATACAGCTTCTTATCTCCGTCTTTGGGCTTTGAG CTTGGCCCACTCGGAATTGTCAACGGTCTTCTATGAGAAAGTGCTCCTACTTGCCTGGGG GTATGATAATGTGATCATTCGGTTGGTGGGTCTTGCCGTCTTTGCTTTTGCGACTGCCTTCATTCTTCTAATGATGGAGACCCTGAGCGCCTTCCTTCATGCCCTGCGTCTTCACTGGGTAGAATTCCAAAATAAGTTCTACCATGGTGATGGTTACAAATTCAAACCTTTCTCCTTTGCATTGTTAAACGATGATGATGAGTAA